Proteins encoded in a region of the Athene noctua chromosome 4, bAthNoc1.hap1.1, whole genome shotgun sequence genome:
- the CFAP97 gene encoding cilia- and flagella-associated protein 97, producing MDRFEDVSDGEVDHAFFDSDFEEEKKKAEENGECIEKGNTKAALADPDLVSNSKDAKCCEEESEEKQKDLQKDQSLENSTDHPGDVSSLSLSPVVENAGTSGATSAGSGGTQKNVPAGIPRIVKEGEEDYYTDEEDSSDDGKKQKVRPKSAKQSNNIKKPSKKYTNISSSSSSSSSSSSSSSSSSSSDTDCSDTDSDSCLSDSSHSSSKRNPCRNALLSPKQKFKSAMKLAEGKPKLGDYLEESEDTVTDVTPLSTPDISPIQSFELAASNDKKLKIKRQENVNQELYDSEFDRRYSRKVLHDAMDLNQLLKAFLQLEKKEQKLTIDQPSKGTRKNYSFTNEEVRQIDRENQRLLKELSRQSAKPRRSTTLKKSAVPPPRLYHSALNRQKEQQRIERENLAFLKRLEAVKPTAGMRRSEQLMDYQRQMSYLSSSPSVRRGKSAFSQLSPSRGTSRASNVPSTMSQRNEKPVSDSASGALQRPKPSNVRAAWL from the exons ATGGACCGGTTTGAAGATGTATCAGATGGCGAAGTCGATCATGCTTTCTTTGACAGTGattttgaggaagagaaaaagaaagctgaagaaaatggtGAATGTATAGAGAAAGGAAATACAAAGGCAGCTCTTGCAGACCCTGATTTGGTTTCTAATTCAAAGGATGCAAAATGTTGTGAGGAGGaaagtgaagaaaagcagaaagatttgCAGAAGGATCAGTCCCTAGAAAATAGCACAGATCATCCTGGCGATGTTTCATCTTTGTCACTTTCTCCAGTTGTTGAGAATGCAGGTACCTCTGGAGCAACATCTGCAGGAAGTGGGGGAACACAGAAGAATGTTCCTGCTGGAATCCCCAGAATAGTTAAAGAGGGTGAAGAAGATTATTATACAGATGAAGAAGATAGTAGTGATGATGGCAAAAAACAGAAAGTTAGACCAAAGTCAGCAAAGCAGTCAAACAACATAAAAAAGCCTAGCAAAAAATATACTAATAtcagctcttcctcctcatcttcttcTTCATCATcgtcctcctcatcctcatcctcaagCTCAGATACAGATTGTTCTGATACAGATTCTGATAGCTGTTTATCAGATTCATCGCATTCTTCCTCGAAGAGGAATCCTTGTAGGAATGCTCTTCTGTCTCCAAAACAAAAATTCAAGTCAGCAATGAAATTAGCAGAAGGAAAACCAAAGCTCGGTGACTACTTGGAGGAGTCTGAAGACACGGTGACAGATGTAACACCTCTGTCAACTCCAGACATCAGTCCTATCCAGTCTTTTGAACTTGCAGCATCAAATGataagaaactaaaaataaaaagacaggaaaatgtgAACCAAGAATTATATG ATTCTGAGTTTGATCGCAGATATAGTCGAAAAGTCTTGCATGATGCCATGGACCTGAATCAGCTTTTGAAAG CTTTCCTACAGttggagaaaaaagaacaaaaactaaCCATCGATCAGCCATCTAAAGGAACAAGGAAAAATTACTCTTTCACAAATGAAGAAGTAAGACAGATCGATCGGGAAAACCAAAGGTTGCTAAAAGAACTGTCCAGACAGTCTGCAAAGCCAAGAAGAAGTACCACATTGAAAAAGTCAGCCGTACCGCCTCCTAGATTGTACCACAGTGCCCTCAACAGGCAAAAGGAGCAGCAAAGAATTGAAAGAGAAAACCTG GCTTTCCTGAAAAGACTGGAAGCAGTGAAACCAACAGCTGGTATGAGGCGTTCTGAACAACTGATGGACTATCAGCGCCAGATGAGTTACCTAAGTTCTTCACCATCTGTAAGAAGGGGAAAATCTGCTTTCAGCCAGCTTAGTCCTTCAA GGGGCACTTCAAGAGCATCCAATGTACCAAGTACAATGAGCCAGAGGAATGAAAAACCTGTGTCTGATTCAGCCAGTGGGGCATTACAGAGACCTAAACCCAGTAACGTTCGTGCTGCTTGGTTATAA